A genomic region of Anopheles coustani chromosome 3, idAnoCousDA_361_x.2, whole genome shotgun sequence contains the following coding sequences:
- the LOC131259514 gene encoding uncharacterized protein LOC131259514: MANPDDDESINDLSQDLLAGTGYSQIQLDSQMLVDNILEFVTHVNGDDTVPPTYTQESQNANETTDLPIDPTGKYPSTEEYHHPGVPFLVVLPNTEGSGFVYSENLQKLFLKLDSVCAFEAKHNVPGGRNFYLRAMLVSVVPESQHEPVLRCRNHQATDEGKEFENIKEHVVRCKNEQHEYVGRGTGAFFEDRYAVRVPLGADTVGTKLTLQFTCQNTCFNTGLRKTALVFTLEDEVGHVWGRQIKHIKICTNYRRDMLNEEKAKLVGNVPAVLGSKTSQHAGRPRKRRMHDFTAGPSGSRRPARTQNLMIERHEIRLVMPSVRMAKRVLDNAIGMISAAVLRVEDEHTKAELMHYVDTIRKERQNLTISNSQCSADSELL; this comes from the exons ATGGCCAATCCAGATGATGA CGAATCTATAAATGATTTAAGTCAGGACTTGTTAGCAGGAACTGGATATTCG CAAATTCAACTAGATAGTCAAATGCTCGTGGACAACATTCTGGAATTCGTTACTCATGTGAATGGCGATGACACCGTACCACCGACGTATACTCAGGAGTCGCAGAATGCGAACGAGACCACTGACTTACCTATCGATCCGACCGGAAAGTATCCCTCCACGGAAGAGTACCACCACCCTGGCGTGCCCTTTCTGGTGGTGTTACCCAACACCGAAGGGTCCGGGTTCGTATATTcggaaaatcttcaaaaactgTTCCTCAAATTGGACAGCGTTTGCGCGTTCGAAGCGAAACATAACGTGCCTGGTGGGCGCAACTTTTATCTGCGTGCCATGCTGGTATCGGTTGTGCCGGAATCGCAGCACGAGCCAGTCTTGCGCTGCCGCAATCATCAGGCAACCGACGAAGGCAAGGAGTTCGAGAACATCAAAGAGCACGTTGTCCGGTGCAAAAACGAGCAGCACGAATACGTTGGCCGAGGTACGGGAGCGTTCTTCGAGGACCGGTACGCCGTCCGGGTGCCGCTTGGTGCGGATACCGTGGGTACCAAACTAACGCTGCAGTTCACCTGCCAAAACACTTGCTTCAATACTGGGCTGAGGAAAACGGCACTAGTCTTCACCCTAGAGGACGAAGTGGGACATGTTTGGGGGCGGCAAATAAAGCACATTAAAATCTGCACTAACTACCGGCGCGATATGCTGAACGAAGAGAAAGCGAAACTGGTGGGAAATGTGCCAGCCGTTTTAGGATCGAAAACTTCTCAGCACGCCGGACGGCCACGAAAAAGACGCATGCACGATTTTACAGCAGGACCGTCAGGCAGTCGACGGCCAGCTCGTACACAGAATCTAATGATTGAACGACATGAGATTCGATTGGTAATGCCGAGCGTACGGATGGCGAAACGGGTGCTGGATAATGCGATTGGGATGATCTCCGCAGCGGTTTTGCGCGTAGAAGACGAGCACACCAAGGCGGAGCTGATGCATTATGTCGATACAATTCGAAAGGAGCGCCAAAATCTGACAATATCCAATAGCCAGTGCAGTGCCGATAGCGAGCTGCTTTGA